The sequence below is a genomic window from Nocardia fluminea.
CGCATGGAATCTGTTGCGTCCGTAGTCATTACCGATGTCACCGTCTATACCGAGCAGGGCTGGGCGCCCGGCGAGGTCGTGCTCGAAGACGGTGTGGTCAGCGCCGTCGGCGTCGCGCCCGAACATGCGGATCTGCCCCGTTTCGACGGTGGCGGTGGTTACCTGCTGCCGGGCTTCGTCAATACGCACACTCACCTACAGCAGGCAGTGCTGCGCGGCGCAGGCGAGGGCCTGCCGCTGCTGGAATGGCTGCGCTGCGTCGGCGAACACACCGTGGCCGCCACCCCGGAACAGACCTACCTCTCGGCGCTGGCAGGTGGCCTCGAGCTGCTGCGCAGCGGCGTCACGACGGTGGTCGAACACATGTGGCCGAGCCCGTCCGACGAGATCCACCAGGCGATGATCCGCGCGCTGCGAGAGCTGGGCATCCGTGTGGTTCTCGGTCGCGGCATCGCCGACCGTGCCGACATCACCCGCAAATGGGGCCTCGACCCGCGCCTCCTGCAACCGCTCGACGAGGCGCTCGCCCACGTCGACGAACTCGACAAGCAACTCGTCGGCACCCGCATCACCACCGCCCTCGCCGTCCCCAACCCGCGCTGCCTCACCCCCGACGGTATGGCGGCCGCCCGCGAGTACGCGCAGGCCACCGGCAAAACGGTGTCGATACATGTTCTCGAGACCACCACCGACGACGACATGTGCCGATTGCATGCACATGCCACGGCGGTCGACTACCTCGACGCGAGCGGTTTCCTCTGGGACCGCACCCTCGCCGTGCACTGCGTCAACCTCGACGGCCACGGCCGCGAGGTCTTCGCCGAGCGCGGTGTCGCCGTCTCCTACAACCCGCTCTCGAATATGCGCCTCGGCAGTGGCGTTTCCCCGGTACCGGAAATGCTGGCCGCGGGCATCGATGTCACGCTCGGCGTCGACGGTGCCGCGAGCAACGACACCCAGGACATGCTGCTCGCCCTGCGTATCGGCGCGTACCTGCAGCGTGCTGCCCACAAGAAGGCCGACCTGCTCGGCTTCGAGCAGATGCTGCGAATGGCGACCGGTGCCGCCGGTCGCGTTTTGGGCCGCCCCTCGCACACCGGCATCGCGGTGGGCGACCGCGCCGACCTCACCCTGGTGCGCTTCGACCGCGACTTCGCCTGCCTGCCGGTGCGCGACCCCGGCGCCACCCTGCTCACCGCCGCGTCGCCGCGGGTGATCGACACCGTCTGGGTCGACGGCGAGCCCGTGATCCGCGACGGGGTCAGCACCCGCGTCGACCATCAGGATCTCGCGCAGCGTCTGATCCGCATGCGATGACTGTTAATCCATCCGAAACCAACGACTCATTGCATGTAATCAGACTAGAAGAAACTGATTTGAACACACGGTTGCACGCAATGCCGACATACCGCAGGAGAAGGTGATCACGGTGACGCTCTACGACACGGTGAACGACGCCGACGCGAGGACACTGCTGTCCGGCATGGAGGTTTCCTTCGCCGGCGTGAGCAAGCGATTCGGCGGCGACGCGGGCACGCTCGCCCTGACCGACATCGACCTCGACATCCGCGAAGGCGAGTTCGTCGCGGTGGTCGGCCCGTCCGGCTGCGGCAAGTCCACGCTGTTGCGCCTGGCCGCCGGGCTCGAGCCGGTGAGCTCGGGTGCCGTCGCGGTGCGCACGCACTCGATCGGGTTCATCTTCCAGGAGGCCACGCTGCTTCCGTGGCGCAAGGTGCGCCGCAATGTCGAACTCTCGGCCGAACTGGCCGGGGTCGACCGCAAGACCCGCCGCGCCCGGGTCGAGCGGGCGATCGAAGCCGTGGGCCTCGCCGACTTCGCGAACAAGCTGCCCAGCCAGCTCTCCGGCGGCATGCGCATGCGTGTCTCGCTGGCCAGGGCGCTGTCGCTGGAACCACGCCTGATGCTGCTGGACGAACCGTTCGGCGCGCTCGACGAGATGACCAGGCTGAACATGCAGGAGGAGTTGCTTCG
It includes:
- a CDS encoding amidohydrolase family protein, which produces MESVASVVITDVTVYTEQGWAPGEVVLEDGVVSAVGVAPEHADLPRFDGGGGYLLPGFVNTHTHLQQAVLRGAGEGLPLLEWLRCVGEHTVAATPEQTYLSALAGGLELLRSGVTTVVEHMWPSPSDEIHQAMIRALRELGIRVVLGRGIADRADITRKWGLDPRLLQPLDEALAHVDELDKQLVGTRITTALAVPNPRCLTPDGMAAAREYAQATGKTVSIHVLETTTDDDMCRLHAHATAVDYLDASGFLWDRTLAVHCVNLDGHGREVFAERGVAVSYNPLSNMRLGSGVSPVPEMLAAGIDVTLGVDGAASNDTQDMLLALRIGAYLQRAAHKKADLLGFEQMLRMATGAAGRVLGRPSHTGIAVGDRADLTLVRFDRDFACLPVRDPGATLLTAASPRVIDTVWVDGEPVIRDGVSTRVDHQDLAQRLIRMR
- a CDS encoding ABC transporter ATP-binding protein, which produces MTLYDTVNDADARTLLSGMEVSFAGVSKRFGGDAGTLALTDIDLDIREGEFVAVVGPSGCGKSTLLRLAAGLEPVSSGAVAVRTHSIGFIFQEATLLPWRKVRRNVELSAELAGVDRKTRRARVERAIEAVGLADFANKLPSQLSGGMRMRVSLARALSLEPRLMLLDEPFGALDEMTRLNMQEELLRLYRDNAFTALFITHSVSEAVFLASRVVVMSARPGRIHEVIDVGLPYPRERELRFEPAFTQLVSRISRSLKEAA